A genomic stretch from Corynebacterium faecale includes:
- the istA gene encoding IS21 family transposase — protein sequence MATDYQAIMLALSRGDSWTTITHDFGCSRRTIDKASRTIRTHGFDTTAIMSLSPPQLTELFPDNRYRKEEDFLPPNFAAIAARQRRGERVTLKVEHHRYCQQPVRPGQQHYTYKQFCKLYDHYIDVNDLTAQITHLPGDEMYVDWSGDSMMVIDPITGARFEAAIFVASLPHSGMVFALATPDTKMRAWLSSHQEAFDYFGGRPVKVTPDNASTATNQLFKGVHVRDVNEEYFRFSQHFGIGITPARPLKPRDKAHVEKAVDIIQTWVIEYLNDREFYSFESLNTAITTQVDWINDRTGFRGTDTSRREIFLADEQHTLNTQPVPRWSWSTWRRAKAGMNYHIRVNKHFYSVPWEYAGRFVDVQVFDDHLEVFADNESIAVHSIMPANMGYSTLDDHVPEKHKDLATKWNRDRIEDWAQSIGTATHELIGQMFNARKVEAQAYSSTLAVGPDPRIVDTEDLIRKQISG from the coding sequence ATGGCCACCGATTACCAAGCCATCATGCTCGCCCTGAGTCGCGGTGATTCATGGACCACAATCACCCACGACTTCGGCTGCTCGCGACGAACTATCGATAAGGCGTCACGAACTATTCGAACCCATGGGTTCGACACCACCGCGATCATGTCTCTCTCACCACCCCAGCTAACCGAGTTATTCCCCGATAACCGGTACCGCAAGGAAGAAGACTTCCTCCCGCCGAATTTCGCTGCTATCGCCGCACGTCAACGACGCGGTGAACGAGTAACACTCAAGGTCGAACATCACCGGTACTGCCAACAACCCGTGCGGCCGGGACAACAGCACTACACGTATAAGCAATTCTGCAAGCTCTACGACCACTACATCGATGTCAATGATCTCACCGCCCAGATCACCCACCTTCCTGGGGATGAGATGTATGTGGACTGGTCCGGGGACTCCATGATGGTCATCGATCCGATCACCGGAGCACGCTTTGAAGCAGCCATTTTCGTGGCATCGTTGCCGCACTCAGGAATGGTCTTTGCCCTGGCAACACCAGATACGAAGATGCGGGCGTGGCTATCAAGTCACCAGGAGGCCTTCGACTACTTCGGGGGACGGCCAGTCAAAGTCACACCGGATAACGCTTCTACTGCCACCAATCAGCTGTTTAAGGGGGTCCATGTCCGTGACGTCAACGAGGAGTATTTCCGATTCAGCCAACATTTCGGCATCGGAATAACCCCTGCCCGGCCGCTGAAGCCACGGGATAAAGCCCATGTGGAAAAGGCCGTTGACATCATCCAAACCTGGGTGATCGAATATTTAAACGACCGGGAATTCTACAGTTTCGAGTCTCTCAACACCGCGATCACCACCCAGGTGGACTGGATCAACGACAGGACAGGCTTTCGGGGCACCGACACCAGTCGACGGGAGATCTTCCTCGCCGATGAGCAACACACACTCAACACCCAACCAGTGCCGCGGTGGTCGTGGTCCACGTGGCGGCGAGCAAAAGCAGGGATGAACTACCACATCAGAGTCAATAAGCACTTCTACTCTGTGCCCTGGGAGTACGCCGGCAGGTTCGTTGATGTTCAGGTTTTCGATGATCATCTAGAGGTCTTCGCTGACAACGAATCCATTGCTGTTCATTCCATCATGCCTGCGAACATGGGGTATTCCACACTCGATGATCATGTTCCGGAAAAACATAAGGACTTGGCCACCAAGTGGAACCGGGACCGTATTGAAGACTGGGCGCAAAGTATAGGGACAGCAACCCACGAACTCATCGGCCAGATGTTTAACGCCCGTAAAGTTGAAGCCCAAGCTTATAGTAGTACGTTGGCTGTTGGGCCCGACCCCCGGATAGTAGACACGGAGGATTTGATCAGGAAGCAGATCTCAGGATAA
- the malQ gene encoding 4-alpha-glucanotransferase — MTARGPLKELAGFYGISTSYTDYRGANIEVSEDTLIKVLRSLDVDLGEGDLGEGEPSDEVLTAAIDRFHDREFSRPLPPCVVAVQGDQVVFPVHVHDGSPAAVTIELDSGERHEAQQVDNWTQPRDVDGVTWGEASFKLPADLPLGWHQIHLDAGDQQATCGLIITPARLSTADKYLESPRMGVMAQIYSVRSNLSWSMGDFNDLGNLASVLAKDGSDFLLINPMHAAEPLPPTEDSPYLPTTRRFINPIYIRVEDVPEFNQLDVELRDDVAEIADEFRELNYSADIIERNPIFEAKLQVLHEIFGVKRTAEREQAFNDYVEREGRGLVDFATWCADREISQVASAHRQEPDRDELTTFYMWLQWLCDEQLAAAQKRAVDAGMSIGIMADLAVGVHPGGADSQNLAHVLAPDISVGAPPDGYNQQGQDWSQPPWNPTYLAEAGYLPWRNLLRTVLRHSGGIRVDHILGLFRLFVMPRMQSPATGTYLKFDHDALVGILALEAELADAVVIGEDLGTFEPWVQDVLASRGIMGTSILWFEHSPSQPGPRRQQEYRPLALTSVTTHDLPPTAGYLAGEHIELRDRLGVLTRDASVEDAEDLQWQAEILDVLADDGILERPEGGSFVGLARTNRGELAGLLEGLHRFVAGTPSALTCVSLVDMVGDKRAQNQPGTTRDMYPNWCVPLCDNDGTPITIETLRDHPLYRTVADASTRD, encoded by the coding sequence GTGACTGCTCGAGGACCTTTAAAAGAACTGGCCGGATTCTACGGAATCTCCACCTCCTACACTGACTATCGCGGTGCAAACATTGAGGTCAGCGAGGATACGCTGATCAAGGTTCTGCGCTCCCTTGATGTTGATCTGGGTGAGGGGGATCTGGGTGAGGGTGAGCCCTCGGATGAGGTGCTCACCGCCGCCATTGACCGCTTCCATGACCGCGAATTCTCCCGTCCGCTGCCCCCATGTGTGGTGGCTGTGCAGGGTGATCAGGTGGTGTTCCCGGTTCATGTGCATGATGGCTCACCGGCTGCGGTGACCATTGAACTGGATTCGGGTGAACGCCATGAGGCTCAGCAGGTGGATAACTGGACCCAGCCACGTGATGTGGATGGGGTGACCTGGGGCGAGGCGAGTTTCAAACTGCCTGCGGATCTCCCGCTCGGATGGCACCAGATCCACCTGGATGCAGGGGATCAGCAGGCCACGTGTGGCTTGATTATCACGCCGGCGCGTCTGTCCACCGCGGATAAGTACCTGGAATCACCACGCATGGGTGTGATGGCTCAGATTTATTCAGTGCGTTCCAACCTGTCCTGGAGCATGGGCGATTTCAACGATCTGGGCAATCTCGCATCCGTCTTGGCCAAGGATGGCTCAGATTTCCTCCTCATCAACCCGATGCATGCGGCTGAGCCGCTACCGCCGACGGAGGATTCCCCCTACCTGCCCACCACCCGTCGGTTCATCAACCCGATCTACATCCGCGTGGAGGATGTGCCGGAGTTCAACCAGTTGGATGTGGAGCTGCGTGATGATGTCGCAGAGATCGCCGATGAGTTCCGCGAGCTGAATTACAGCGCAGACATCATCGAACGCAATCCCATCTTCGAGGCGAAGTTGCAGGTCCTGCATGAGATCTTCGGCGTTAAGCGCACCGCTGAGCGTGAGCAGGCCTTTAACGATTATGTCGAGCGCGAGGGCCGGGGCCTGGTCGATTTCGCCACCTGGTGTGCTGATCGTGAGATCTCCCAGGTCGCTTCCGCGCACCGCCAGGAACCGGACCGTGATGAACTGACCACCTTCTACATGTGGTTGCAGTGGCTGTGTGATGAGCAGCTGGCCGCCGCGCAGAAGCGTGCGGTGGATGCAGGTATGTCCATCGGCATCATGGCCGACCTGGCTGTGGGTGTGCACCCGGGCGGCGCGGATTCCCAGAACCTCGCCCATGTGCTTGCCCCGGATATTTCCGTGGGTGCGCCACCGGACGGTTACAACCAGCAGGGCCAGGACTGGTCCCAGCCACCATGGAATCCGACCTACCTGGCGGAGGCAGGTTACCTCCCCTGGCGTAACCTGCTGCGCACGGTTCTGCGCCACTCCGGTGGCATCCGGGTGGATCATATCCTGGGATTGTTCCGTCTTTTCGTGATGCCGCGCATGCAGTCCCCCGCCACCGGCACCTATCTCAAGTTCGACCACGATGCGCTCGTGGGCATCCTCGCACTTGAGGCTGAGCTTGCCGATGCCGTGGTCATCGGCGAGGATCTGGGTACCTTCGAGCCATGGGTGCAGGATGTCCTGGCCAGCCGCGGCATCATGGGCACCTCCATCCTCTGGTTCGAGCACTCCCCCAGCCAGCCAGGCCCCCGCCGTCAGCAGGAGTACCGCCCCTTGGCGCTGACTTCTGTGACCACGCATGACCTCCCACCCACCGCCGGTTATCTCGCCGGCGAGCACATCGAACTGCGCGACCGCCTCGGTGTGCTCACCCGCGACGCCTCCGTTGAGGACGCAGAGGATCTGCAGTGGCAGGCAGAGATCCTCGATGTCCTGGCCGATGACGGTATCCTGGAACGGCCCGAGGGTGGCAGCTTCGTTGGCCTGGCCCGTACCAACCGCGGCGAGCTCGCCGGGCTGCTCGAAGGCCTGCACCGTTTCGTGGCCGGCACCCCGTCCGCTTTGACCTGTGTATCCCTGGTGGACATGGTCGGTGACAAGCGTGCCCAGAACCAGCCAGGCACCACCCGCGATATGTACCCCAACTGGTGCGTCCCACTCTGCGATAACGATGGCACCCCCATCACCATCGAGACGCTGCGCGATCATCCCCTCTACCGCACCGTCGCGGACGCTTCAACGCGCGACTAG
- a CDS encoding ABC transporter ATP-binding protein yields MRLLGRILKTTSALWPYYLGIVLASIVVAGLSLVSPFILREATDTIVSAVSGEVTVASVTQTIVILAVILFVADIFNTLMSNVGGYFGDIMSERMRQILSTRYYAKLLALPQKYFDNQVTGTIIARLDRSITGITQFMKGFSNNFFPMLITMVAVLIITAIYYWPLTILLALLFPIYMWVTALTSVRWQKWEREKNAQIDLANGRFAEVVGQMKVVKSFVAETRELDDFGGRYGTVVSVARPQSQWWHRMDFLRGAALNLIFLGIYLLLFSRTLNGHFSLGDMVMLIQLVNMAKQPVFMMSFIVDAAQRAIAGSRDYFAVMSEEVEPTANKELVKVTATSETPSLTLAVPTPLTAAESALKFENVTFAYEEGKPVIKDVTIEARHGERIALVGESGGGKSTLVNLLLGLYEPSAGSMSVCGEDVKSLTAEKLRASVGVVFQDASLFSGSIAENIAYGRPGASMDEIVEVSKKANAHEFIEAFPQGYDTVIGERGLKLSGGQKQRVAVARAMLKDAPVLVLDEATSALDTKSERAVQEGLEQLMANRTTLMIAHRLSTIADVDTIVTIRDGRVDEIGSPAQLAVSGGIYAELLRLTQSTAEADRQKLRSFGFTGDAPVEDEE; encoded by the coding sequence ATGCGATTGCTTGGACGAATCCTCAAAACCACGTCCGCCCTCTGGCCCTACTACCTCGGCATCGTACTGGCCTCCATCGTGGTCGCCGGCCTGTCCCTGGTCTCCCCGTTCATTCTCCGCGAGGCCACCGACACGATCGTCTCCGCGGTCAGCGGTGAGGTGACCGTTGCGTCTGTAACCCAGACCATCGTCATCCTGGCGGTCATCCTGTTTGTGGCGGATATCTTCAACACATTGATGTCCAACGTGGGTGGTTATTTCGGCGACATCATGTCCGAGCGCATGCGGCAGATCCTCTCCACCCGCTACTACGCCAAACTGCTGGCACTGCCCCAGAAGTACTTCGATAACCAGGTCACCGGCACCATCATTGCCCGCCTGGACCGCTCAATCACGGGCATCACCCAGTTCATGAAGGGGTTCTCCAACAACTTCTTCCCCATGCTCATCACCATGGTGGCGGTGTTGATCATCACGGCGATCTACTACTGGCCGCTGACCATTCTCCTAGCACTCCTCTTCCCCATCTACATGTGGGTCACGGCGCTGACCTCGGTGCGCTGGCAGAAGTGGGAACGGGAGAAGAACGCACAGATTGACCTGGCCAACGGTCGCTTCGCTGAGGTGGTCGGCCAGATGAAAGTGGTCAAAAGCTTCGTCGCTGAAACCCGTGAATTAGATGACTTCGGCGGCCGTTATGGCACGGTGGTTTCCGTTGCCCGCCCCCAGTCCCAGTGGTGGCACCGCATGGATTTCCTGCGCGGAGCGGCCCTGAACCTCATCTTCTTGGGGATCTATCTGCTGCTCTTCTCCCGCACCCTGAACGGGCACTTCAGCCTGGGTGACATGGTCATGCTCATCCAGTTGGTGAACATGGCCAAACAGCCGGTGTTCATGATGAGCTTCATCGTGGACGCCGCACAGCGCGCCATCGCCGGCTCCCGGGACTACTTCGCCGTCATGTCCGAGGAGGTAGAACCCACCGCCAACAAGGAACTGGTCAAGGTCACTGCCACCTCGGAAACCCCATCACTGACATTGGCCGTACCTACGCCGCTGACTGCTGCCGAGTCTGCCCTGAAGTTTGAGAACGTCACCTTCGCCTACGAGGAGGGCAAACCGGTGATCAAGGATGTCACCATCGAGGCCAGGCATGGTGAACGCATCGCCCTGGTGGGTGAATCCGGTGGCGGAAAATCCACCTTGGTCAATCTCCTTTTGGGACTCTATGAGCCCAGTGCCGGTTCCATGTCCGTGTGCGGGGAGGATGTTAAGTCACTGACCGCCGAGAAGCTCCGCGCCTCAGTGGGGGTGGTCTTCCAGGACGCGAGTTTGTTCTCCGGATCAATCGCAGAAAACATCGCCTACGGCCGACCCGGCGCCAGCATGGACGAAATCGTGGAGGTATCCAAGAAAGCCAATGCGCACGAGTTCATCGAAGCCTTCCCCCAGGGCTATGACACCGTGATCGGCGAACGCGGCCTCAAACTTTCCGGAGGCCAGAAGCAACGTGTGGCGGTGGCCCGCGCGATGCTCAAGGATGCCCCGGTGCTGGTGCTGGACGAAGCAACCTCCGCCCTGGACACCAAGTCTGAACGTGCCGTCCAGGAAGGCCTGGAGCAGCTCATGGCCAACCGCACCACCTTGATGATCGCGCACAGGCTCTCCACCATCGCGGACGTGGACACCATCGTGACCATCCGCGACGGCCGGGTCGATGAGATCGGCTCCCCCGCCCAGCTGGCTGTCTCTGGTGGCATCTACGCCGAACTGCTGCGTCTGACCCAGTCCACCGCCGAGGCCGACCGGCAGAAGCTGCGGTCCTTCGGCTTCACCGGTGACGCGCCTGTGGAGGATGAGGAATAA
- a CDS encoding heavy metal translocating P-type ATPase, with translation MTSACGCEPSAPMAREEEHTPWWRDRAILLPVASGVSLLVGLILEWFVPNAGMIALVLFWASLLLGASQFVPGALKGLFTRGKLGIGLLMTISATGAVLLGFIEEAAALAFLYSIAEALEDKAMDKARSGLRSLLALIPSTATILVRGSTRTVPVEDLAPGDVLRLAAGDRLATDGIIRSGHSSLDVSAITGESIPVEVGPGDAVLAGSINTTGALEVEATAGGTDNSLTTVVALVEQAQSEKGQRARIADRLARPLVPGVLILAIFVAVIGSLFGDPGVWIERALVVLVAASPCALAISVPVTVVSAIGAASKFGVVIKSGAAFERLGGIRHLALDKTGTLTRNQPTVAEVLTIDGISRADVLGWAAALEDHSTHPLAAAITAAAPQAPTAQQVDETAGQGITGVIDGTQIKVGSPRWLSPGPLVGQVETLESQGMTVVIVYRDDHPVGAVGVRDELRPETPEVIQSLTDEGFGITMLTGDNRRTADALAHEAGITDVRSELRPEDKAQAVADLAGRGPVAMIGDGINDAPALATADIGIAMGAKGSDAAIESADVAFTGDDLRLIPRALHHARRGRTIINQNIVLSLAIIIVLLPLAITGVLGLAAVVLVHEVAEVIVIANGLRAARTATTARPVAAGTLSTSELTHAGPHV, from the coding sequence ATGACGTCTGCCTGTGGTTGTGAACCATCTGCACCGATGGCCAGAGAAGAGGAGCACACGCCCTGGTGGCGTGATCGGGCTATCCTCCTTCCTGTGGCCTCCGGTGTATCGTTGCTGGTTGGTCTGATCCTTGAGTGGTTCGTTCCCAATGCCGGGATGATCGCCCTCGTCTTATTCTGGGCCTCCCTGTTGTTGGGTGCCTCCCAGTTCGTTCCTGGGGCGCTGAAGGGGTTGTTTACCCGGGGAAAACTGGGTATCGGGTTGCTGATGACGATCAGCGCCACCGGTGCCGTCCTGCTCGGGTTCATCGAGGAGGCCGCCGCCCTAGCCTTCCTCTACTCCATCGCAGAGGCGCTGGAAGATAAGGCGATGGACAAGGCCCGCTCGGGCCTGCGGTCCCTGCTTGCTCTGATCCCCTCGACCGCGACCATTCTTGTCCGCGGGTCTACCCGCACGGTGCCGGTCGAAGACCTCGCTCCAGGGGATGTGTTGCGCCTGGCGGCCGGAGATCGCTTGGCCACCGATGGAATCATCCGGTCCGGGCACAGCAGCCTGGATGTTTCGGCGATCACCGGGGAATCCATCCCTGTGGAGGTCGGCCCCGGTGACGCGGTGCTGGCTGGCTCAATCAACACCACCGGGGCTCTCGAAGTTGAGGCCACCGCCGGAGGCACAGACAATTCCCTGACCACTGTGGTCGCGCTGGTCGAGCAGGCGCAGAGTGAGAAGGGCCAACGCGCGCGTATCGCCGACCGGTTGGCCCGCCCCCTGGTGCCGGGGGTGCTCATTCTGGCCATCTTCGTTGCCGTGATCGGGTCCCTGTTCGGGGATCCAGGTGTGTGGATTGAGCGTGCCCTGGTCGTGCTGGTCGCGGCCTCGCCGTGTGCGCTGGCGATCTCGGTGCCGGTCACGGTCGTCTCTGCGATCGGGGCGGCCAGCAAGTTCGGGGTGGTCATCAAGTCCGGCGCCGCTTTTGAGCGCCTCGGTGGCATCCGCCACCTGGCCCTGGATAAGACCGGTACCCTAACCCGCAATCAGCCCACTGTTGCGGAGGTGCTCACCATCGATGGCATCAGTCGGGCAGATGTCCTCGGCTGGGCTGCCGCGCTCGAGGATCACTCCACCCACCCGCTGGCCGCCGCTATTACCGCCGCAGCACCCCAGGCGCCGACTGCCCAGCAGGTTGACGAGACTGCGGGGCAGGGGATCACCGGGGTGATCGACGGGACGCAGATTAAGGTCGGGAGTCCCCGCTGGCTGTCCCCTGGCCCCTTGGTCGGGCAGGTCGAAACCCTGGAGAGCCAGGGTATGACCGTGGTCATCGTTTACCGTGACGACCACCCGGTCGGTGCGGTGGGGGTGCGCGATGAACTCCGTCCGGAAACCCCCGAGGTCATTCAGTCCCTGACGGACGAGGGTTTCGGGATTACCATGCTCACCGGTGACAACCGGCGCACCGCCGATGCTCTGGCCCACGAGGCCGGTATTACGGATGTCCGGTCCGAGCTGCGCCCGGAGGATAAGGCTCAGGCCGTGGCTGACCTGGCAGGCCGGGGGCCGGTGGCGATGATCGGTGACGGTATCAACGACGCCCCCGCCCTAGCTACCGCCGATATCGGGATTGCCATGGGAGCGAAGGGATCGGATGCGGCGATCGAGTCCGCGGATGTTGCCTTTACCGGTGATGACCTGCGTCTGATTCCGCGTGCCCTGCACCATGCCCGACGGGGGCGCACCATCATCAACCAGAACATCGTGCTGTCCCTGGCGATCATCATCGTGCTGCTGCCGCTGGCGATCACTGGTGTGTTGGGACTAGCTGCGGTTGTCTTGGTCCATGAGGTCGCAGAGGTTATCGTCATTGCCAATGGTCTACGCGCTGCCCGGACCGCAACTACCGCACGGCCAGTGGCTGCTGGCACACTGTCTACGTCGGAGCTCACCCATGCCGGCCCTCATGTGTGA
- a CDS encoding recombinase family protein, with amino-acid sequence MDIGYARVSTAKQDLDRQIDALRKEGIADKYIYVDKKSGSTTNRSGLQQALEQARAGDVIVVHTLDRLGRTVRDTLNLIHDLQEREVGVRTLADPIKVDSSNPNDPMAQLAVVILSLFGQMERTYAVERAAHARAVAEAKGKRVGRPSVVDPDKLRYAAHLRNEGYSMSKIVEKTGITRSSLYRHLPPRPVETHTAADIPDASNPSLR; translated from the coding sequence ATGGATATTGGTTACGCCCGGGTTTCCACCGCGAAACAAGACCTCGACCGCCAGATCGACGCGTTACGCAAAGAAGGTATCGCGGACAAATACATCTACGTCGATAAGAAATCCGGATCCACCACCAACCGCTCCGGACTCCAGCAAGCCCTTGAGCAAGCCCGCGCGGGTGATGTCATCGTCGTTCACACCCTCGACAGGCTGGGCCGCACCGTCCGGGACACTCTTAACCTGATCCATGACCTTCAGGAGCGTGAGGTCGGGGTGCGCACCCTGGCCGATCCCATCAAGGTTGATTCCTCGAACCCGAATGATCCGATGGCGCAGTTGGCGGTGGTGATCCTCTCGCTGTTCGGGCAGATGGAGCGCACCTACGCCGTCGAGCGCGCGGCCCATGCCCGGGCAGTGGCCGAGGCGAAGGGAAAGCGGGTGGGCCGGCCCAGTGTGGTGGACCCGGACAAGCTTCGCTACGCAGCACACTTGCGCAATGAGGGGTACTCGATGAGCAAGATTGTGGAGAAGACCGGCATCACTCGCTCCAGTCTCTACCGGCACCTGCCACCCCGGCCGGTGGAGACCCACACCGCCGCAGACATCCCTGACGCCTCGAACCCCAGCCTGCGGTGA
- a CDS encoding histidine phosphatase family protein, protein MHCYWQVIDRFQPVLELLRPTFEGDRGMMSVSHGTAIRTITTYTTGVDGGFSGYMTNCRYIVIKSGEVGFGQGDLVRWANTGSK, encoded by the coding sequence CTGCACTGCTATTGGCAGGTCATCGACCGGTTCCAGCCCGTGCTGGAGTTGCTGCGCCCGACCTTCGAGGGCGATCGTGGCATGATGTCGGTCAGCCACGGCACCGCGATCCGCACCATCACCACCTACACCACCGGGGTGGACGGCGGCTTCTCCGGATACATGACCAACTGCCGCTACATCGTGATTAAATCCGGCGAGGTCGGCTTCGGCCAGGGTGACCTGGTCCGGTGGGCAAATACAGGCAGCAAATAG
- the cmtR gene encoding Cd(II)/Pb(II)-sensing metalloregulatory transcriptional regulator CmtR, with the protein MLTIASRLDVMNRLGRAMADPTRSRILLSLLESPGYPAQLAETLGLTRTNVSNHLACLRDCGIVVAEPEGRRTRYEIVDAHLARALNALVEITLAVDEDAPCLDPACLVAGCCDTEGGQQS; encoded by the coding sequence ATGCTGACTATTGCTTCCCGTCTTGATGTAATGAACCGCTTGGGCCGTGCCATGGCTGATCCCACCCGGTCCCGGATCCTGTTGTCCCTACTCGAATCCCCCGGGTATCCGGCCCAACTGGCCGAAACGCTGGGGTTGACCCGGACGAATGTCTCCAACCACCTGGCCTGTCTACGCGACTGCGGGATTGTAGTCGCCGAGCCGGAGGGGCGGCGTACCCGCTATGAGATCGTCGACGCACACCTGGCCCGCGCGCTCAATGCCCTGGTAGAGATCACCCTCGCCGTTGATGAGGATGCCCCCTGCCTAGACCCTGCCTGTCTGGTCGCCGGCTGTTGCGATACAGAAGGAGGCCAGCAGTCATGA
- a CDS encoding tautomerase family protein encodes MPTYTVLSTAGTIGPGQRPKLAELITDLHHEVTSAPRYLVQVLFNDLAPGELFLAGQEVSQDHVWIRADIRSGRTEQQKTGLLKQLTARGAETLGIPAAHLWVYVNEIPGANMTEYGQLLPEPGGEAEWFSSLPPQVRDVLTGL; translated from the coding sequence ATGCCGACCTACACCGTCTTATCCACCGCCGGGACAATCGGACCGGGGCAGCGCCCGAAACTCGCTGAGCTGATCACCGACCTCCACCACGAAGTCACGTCCGCCCCGCGCTATCTGGTTCAGGTGCTCTTCAACGATCTTGCACCCGGTGAGTTATTCCTCGCCGGCCAGGAAGTTTCTCAGGACCACGTCTGGATCCGGGCGGATATCCGTTCCGGGCGCACCGAACAGCAGAAAACCGGGCTATTAAAACAGCTCACCGCCAGGGGCGCCGAGACACTGGGAATACCGGCGGCCCACCTCTGGGTCTACGTCAATGAGATCCCCGGTGCGAACATGACCGAATACGGCCAGCTCTTGCCCGAGCCCGGCGGGGAAGCTGAGTGGTTTAGCTCCCTACCGCCACAGGTTCGCGATGTGCTGACAGGTCTGTGA
- a CDS encoding IS6 family transposase, with the protein MPVDHTTILTVGSRNTPLSWTSKHGGTGRYLTGRLSSWRVDETYIRVGGRWCYLYRAITAGGQTLDFYLSPKRNVAAAKRFLAKTLRANASAGSPRVINTDKAPSLARAIAELKSEGICPPTVEHRQVKYLNNILEGDHGRLKRILGPKGAFKNRTSAYRTLKGMEAMHSLRKGQGAMFAYGQPNPDAVIVSRVFEAA; encoded by the coding sequence GTGCCGGTCGATCACACCACGATTCTCACCGTTGGGTCCAGAAATACGCCCCTGAGCTGGACAAGCAAACACGGTGGTACCGGCAGGTACCTGACTGGCAGGCTAAGTTCCTGGCGGGTGGATGAGACCTATATCCGGGTCGGCGGCAGGTGGTGCTATCTCTATCGGGCGATCACCGCCGGTGGCCAGACCCTGGACTTTTACCTCTCTCCGAAGCGGAACGTGGCCGCAGCGAAGCGTTTCCTGGCGAAGACGCTGCGGGCGAACGCGTCGGCCGGGTCCCCGCGGGTGATTAATACAGATAAGGCACCCTCCCTAGCCAGGGCAATCGCCGAGTTGAAGTCAGAGGGAATCTGCCCGCCAACAGTGGAACACCGGCAGGTGAAATACCTCAACAACATCCTGGAAGGCGACCATGGTCGGCTGAAGCGGATCCTCGGGCCGAAAGGCGCGTTTAAGAACCGGACATCTGCATATCGGACGTTGAAAGGGATGGAGGCGATGCACTCATTGCGCAAAGGCCAGGGCGCGATGTTTGCCTACGGGCAACCGAACCCGGATGCGGTGATCGTCAGCCGGGTGTTCGAGGCTGCCTGA
- a CDS encoding metal-dependent hydrolase, with the protein MMGKTHISVGVATAFLVTQPVTLEGFSVAVIGGATGGIISDMEVRSNSKFRDALHARLIVLGLTMVFLIVDVITQGPIISSVLQSSSQRLIAGSAILIALVIFGRFTSHRTFTHSLLGLVSLSAGVWLLCPPLTAAFAAGFITHVLLDLLNKQPIQIFYPIEKGKFCLKLCYANGAMNTVFFLLGIVGVLYWVGKVALT; encoded by the coding sequence ATGATGGGGAAAACTCACATCAGCGTTGGGGTTGCAACCGCTTTCTTGGTCACTCAGCCTGTTACCCTCGAAGGATTCTCAGTCGCGGTCATCGGCGGAGCTACTGGCGGAATCATTTCCGACATGGAGGTTCGCTCAAATTCCAAGTTTCGAGATGCCTTACACGCGCGCTTGATTGTCTTGGGGCTGACCATGGTTTTTCTCATTGTGGATGTGATCACCCAAGGACCAATTATTAGCTCTGTCTTGCAAAGCAGTAGTCAGCGATTGATCGCAGGCTCTGCCATTCTGATTGCGCTGGTTATATTCGGTAGGTTTACATCGCATCGGACATTCACACATTCTTTGCTCGGACTTGTCTCGTTGAGCGCAGGAGTCTGGTTGCTGTGCCCACCACTGACGGCAGCCTTTGCCGCAGGGTTCATCACCCATGTTCTCCTTGATCTACTGAACAAACAGCCTATCCAAATCTTCTACCCGATCGAGAAGGGCAAGTTTTGCTTGAAACTCTGCTACGCCAATGGAGCGATGAACACAGTATTCTTCCTCCTAGGGATAGTGGGAGTTTTGTATTGGGTAGGGAAGGTAGCTCTCACATAG